DNA sequence from the Amycolatopsis sp. Hca4 genome:
ACGTGCGCCGGACGGCCTAACAGGCGGACGAACTCCTCCTCCGGAGGGACCCGTCCCCACCCGCAGCGGGTGTCCACGGCCGCGGACGGCGGAACAAAACGCGGAACGCCTTCGCCCACCAGGCGAAGGCGTTCCGCGGGAAAGGACTCAGACCGGGATGACCGTCGGGACGATCATCGGACGGCGGCGGTAGGTGTCGGCCACCCAGCGGCCCACCACCCGGCGGACCGCCTGCGCGATCCGGTGCGTGTCGGTGATGCCCTCGGCCTCCGTGCGCGCCAGCTCCATCTCCACCAGCGGCACGACGGCGGCGAGCGCCTTCGGGTCGTCGGAGAAGCCGCGGCCGGACACCGTCGGGCTGCTGACCGCGCGGCCCGTGCTGGAGTCCACCGCGACGCTGATCGAGATGAACCCGCCCTCGCCGAGGACCAGCCTGTCCGACAACGTCGACTCGCCGACGTCGCCGACCGACAGGCCGTCCACGTACACGTGCCCGACCTCGACGCGGCCGGTGCGGGACGCCTTGCCGTCGACCAGGTCGACGACCACGCCGTCCTCGGCGATCACCACGTTGTCCGGGGCGACGCCGGTGCGGATCGCCAGCTCGCCGTTCGCGCGCAGGTGCTTCCACTCGCCGTGGACCGGCATCACGTTGCTCGGGCGCACCGCGTTGTACAGGTAGAGCAGCTCGCCCGCGGACGCGTGGCCGGACACGTGCACCTTCGCGTTGCCCTGGTGGACGACGTTCGCACCGAGCCGGGTCAGGCCGTTGACCACGCCGAACACCGCTGTCTCGTTGCCCGGGATCATCGAGCTGGCCAGCACGACCGTGTCGCCCGCGCGGATCGAGATCTGCCGGTGCTCGCCGCGCGCCATCCGCGACAGCGCCGAGAGCGGTTCGCCCTGCGACCCGGTCGAGACGAACAGGACCTTGCTCTCCGGCAGGGTGCTCGCCTGGTCGAGGTCGACGAGCAGGCCGTCCGGCACGTTCAGCAGGCCCAGTTCGGCCGCGATGCCCATGTTCCGGACCATCGACCGGCCGACGAACGCGATCCGGCGGCCGTGCCGCTCGGCGGCGTCGAGGACCTGCTGGACGCGGTGCACGTGGCTGGCGAAGCAGGCCACGATCACGCGCTGGTCCACGCGCCGGATGACGTCGTCGAGCACCGGGCCGATGTCGCGCTCGGGCATGACGAACCCGGGCACCTCGGCGTTGGTCGAGTCGACGCAGAACAGGTCGACGCCCTCGTCGCCGAGCCGGGAGAAGCCGGCCAGGTCGGTGAGGCGCCCGTCCAGCGGGAGCTGGTCGAGCTTGATGTCGCCGGTGTGCAGGACCACGCCGGCCGGGGTGCGGATCGCCACCGCGAGCGCGTCCGGGATGGAGTGGTTGACCGCGAAGAACTCGAGGTTGAACACGCCGACGTCGCGGCGCTCGCCTTCGCGGACCTCGATCAGCTTCGGCCGCTGCCGGTGCTCCTTCGCCTTCGCGGCGAGCAGCGCGTTGGTGAACCGCGATCCGTAGATCGGCAGGTCCGGCCGCAGGCGCAGGAGGAACGGGACGGCGCCGATGTGGTCCTCGTGCCCGTGGGTGAGCACCAGGCCCTCGATGTCGTCGAGGCGGTCCTCGATCGCGCGGAAGTCCGGCAGGATCAGGTCGACGCCGGGCTGGTCGTCCTCGGGGAAGAGCACCCCGCAGTCGACGATGAGCAGCCGGCCGCCGAACTCGAAGACGGTCATGTTGCGCCCGACCTCGCCGATACCGCCCAGCGCGACGACGCGCAGAGCTCCCTCGGGCAGTGCGGGCGGGGCGTTGGTGGGGCCTGGACCTGGGGGAAGTGAGCTCACCGAGGCAGGGTCCCAACGCTGGTGTGCGAGGTCGGCGCGACGTAGGCCGCTCGCGAGTCTGCTTGTGCCACCCGCTCACCATGCCAGTCCTGAGCCGCCGTGTCGCCCAGCGGCACGCCGCCCTGGGCAAGATCAGCGGCGATCAGGGCCGTCTGCTCGGTGGTCGGCGCGACGATCGGCAGCCGCGGGTCGCCGATGTCGAAGCCGCGCAGCCGCAGCGCCGCCTTGCTGAACGCGACCCCGCCGACCCGCGACATCGCCCGCAGCACGGGCAGCATCGCGCGGTGGTTGGTGCGCGCGGTGGAGGTGTCGCCCTTTTCGTAGGCGTCGATCATGGCGCCGATCCGGCCCGCGACGACGTGACCGATCACACTCACCACGCCGACCCCGCCGACGGAGATCCACGGCAGGTTCAGCCCGTCGTCACCCGAGTAGTAGGCGAGGTGGGTGTTGGCGATGACCTCGGAGCCGGCGATCAGGTCGCCCTTGGCGTCCTTGACCGCGACGATCCGGGGGTGCTCGGCCAGCCGCAGCAGCGTGTCGACCTCGATGGGGACGACCGAGCGCGGCGGGATGTCGTAGAGCAGCACGGGCAGGCCGCTGCTGTCGGCGACCGTGGTGAAGTGCGCGAACAGCCCGGCCTGGCTGGGCCGCGAGTAGTACGGGGTGACGACCAGCAGGCCGTGCGCCCCCGCCGCTTCGGCCTGCTTGGCCTGCTCGACGCTGTGCGCGGTGTTGTTGGTGCCCGCGCCGGCCACGACGGTCGCGCGGTCGCCGACGGCCTCGACCACGGCGCGGATCAGGTCCTGCTTCTCCGCGTCGCTCGTGGTCGGGCTCTCGCCGGTGGTGCCGTTGACCACGAGGCCGTCGTTCCCCAGCTCCACGAGGTGCTCGGCCAGCTCCTGCGCCCGCTTCAGGTCCAGCGCGCCCTCGGCGTCGAACGGGGTGGCCATCGCGGTGAGCACGCGCCCGAACGGCCGTCCGGGCGCTGCGGTAGGTGGGTTGGACATGGGTGAGACGGTACCCCGAGGGTCCGACGAAAACCGCGCCGACCTGGTCACCAGGAGGATTTCCCGGGGTCGGCCGCTCGTCGCGGAACTTCTACTTGACCTTGGTCACGA
Encoded proteins:
- a CDS encoding ribonuclease J, coding for MSSLPPGPGPTNAPPALPEGALRVVALGGIGEVGRNMTVFEFGGRLLIVDCGVLFPEDDQPGVDLILPDFRAIEDRLDDIEGLVLTHGHEDHIGAVPFLLRLRPDLPIYGSRFTNALLAAKAKEHRQRPKLIEVREGERRDVGVFNLEFFAVNHSIPDALAVAIRTPAGVVLHTGDIKLDQLPLDGRLTDLAGFSRLGDEGVDLFCVDSTNAEVPGFVMPERDIGPVLDDVIRRVDQRVIVACFASHVHRVQQVLDAAERHGRRIAFVGRSMVRNMGIAAELGLLNVPDGLLVDLDQASTLPESKVLFVSTGSQGEPLSALSRMARGEHRQISIRAGDTVVLASSMIPGNETAVFGVVNGLTRLGANVVHQGNAKVHVSGHASAGELLYLYNAVRPSNVMPVHGEWKHLRANGELAIRTGVAPDNVVIAEDGVVVDLVDGKASRTGRVEVGHVYVDGLSVGDVGESTLSDRLVLGEGGFISISVAVDSSTGRAVSSPTVSGRGFSDDPKALAAVVPLVEMELARTEAEGITDTHRIAQAVRRVVGRWVADTYRRRPMIVPTVIPV
- the dapA gene encoding 4-hydroxy-tetrahydrodipicolinate synthase, with translation MSNPPTAAPGRPFGRVLTAMATPFDAEGALDLKRAQELAEHLVELGNDGLVVNGTTGESPTTSDAEKQDLIRAVVEAVGDRATVVAGAGTNNTAHSVEQAKQAEAAGAHGLLVVTPYYSRPSQAGLFAHFTTVADSSGLPVLLYDIPPRSVVPIEVDTLLRLAEHPRIVAVKDAKGDLIAGSEVIANTHLAYYSGDDGLNLPWISVGGVGVVSVIGHVVAGRIGAMIDAYEKGDTSTARTNHRAMLPVLRAMSRVGGVAFSKAALRLRGFDIGDPRLPIVAPTTEQTALIAADLAQGGVPLGDTAAQDWHGERVAQADSRAAYVAPTSHTSVGTLPR